A genomic region of Devosia ginsengisoli contains the following coding sequences:
- a CDS encoding aldo/keto reductase has protein sequence MTAREFEKRRIGRTDLEVTTLGLGCASLAGIFSAVPAEQARATVGHALDMGINYVDTAPQYGLGRSEHLVGDALRERRDGVVLSSKVGRLLKPVSAAEQDKGNWIDPLPFNQAYDYSYDGIMRSFEDSRQRLGIHRIDILYVHDIGVATHGVEGNKPLWAQLANGGYKALRELRDAGVVKAIGLGVNEWPVLMDAFALGDWDVFLLAGRYTLLEQTSLTPFMTTCIERGASVVIGGPFNSGILVGGDKFNYAKAPDEIVSKVRAIEAVCREFGVPLPAAALQFPLTHPAVCNVLPGPRSPAELDGILDWWDVKVPGDLWTTLAAKGLLAPGTPIPGGVA, from the coding sequence ATGACTGCTCGCGAGTTCGAAAAGCGCCGCATCGGCCGCACCGATCTTGAGGTGACGACGCTGGGGCTGGGCTGCGCTTCGCTGGCCGGCATTTTCTCCGCCGTTCCGGCCGAACAGGCCCGTGCCACGGTCGGCCATGCGCTCGATATGGGCATCAACTATGTCGATACCGCCCCGCAATATGGGCTGGGCCGCTCCGAGCATCTGGTGGGCGATGCGCTGCGGGAACGACGGGACGGTGTGGTGCTGTCGAGCAAGGTGGGGAGGCTGCTCAAGCCCGTCAGTGCCGCCGAGCAGGACAAGGGCAACTGGATTGATCCCCTGCCCTTCAACCAGGCCTATGACTATTCCTATGACGGGATCATGCGCTCGTTCGAGGACAGCCGGCAGCGGCTGGGCATCCACCGCATCGACATCCTCTATGTCCACGATATCGGCGTGGCGACGCATGGTGTCGAGGGCAACAAGCCGCTTTGGGCGCAGTTGGCCAATGGGGGCTACAAGGCCCTGCGCGAATTGCGCGATGCCGGCGTGGTCAAGGCCATCGGGCTGGGCGTCAATGAGTGGCCGGTGCTGATGGACGCCTTCGCGCTGGGCGACTGGGACGTGTTCCTGCTGGCCGGGCGCTATACGCTGCTGGAACAGACCTCGCTCACCCCGTTCATGACCACCTGTATCGAGCGCGGCGCCTCGGTGGTGATCGGTGGCCCATTCAATTCGGGGATTCTCGTGGGCGGCGACAAGTTCAACTATGCCAAGGCGCCGGACGAGATCGTCAGCAAGGTCAGGGCCATCGAGGCGGTGTGCCGCGAATTTGGCGTGCCCCTGCCCGCTGCGGCTCTGCAATTTCCGCTGACCCATCCGGCTGTCTGCAACGTGCTGCCCGGGCCGCGCTCGCCGGCCGAGTTGGACGGCATTCTCGACTGGTGGGATGTGAAAGTGCCCGGCGATCTCT